Proteins encoded by one window of Marixanthomonas sp. SCSIO 43207:
- a CDS encoding 3-hydroxyacyl-ACP dehydratase FabZ family protein: MENTFKTILDALPYKDPFLFVNEIVSISEERVEGIYMFSPEAYFYEGHFKEIAVTPGVILTECMAQIGVVCLGIYLLSKEDSHFNTAGLQVAMSNTNIDFLKPVYPGETVTVISEKKYFRFNKLKCAVKMLNSKEEVICKGTISGMIKFSEDEK; the protein is encoded by the coding sequence ATGGAAAATACATTTAAAACCATTCTTGATGCCTTACCCTACAAAGACCCTTTTTTGTTTGTAAATGAAATAGTGTCTATATCTGAAGAACGAGTTGAAGGTATCTACATGTTTAGTCCAGAGGCGTATTTTTATGAAGGCCATTTTAAAGAAATAGCTGTAACACCAGGTGTGATTCTTACCGAATGTATGGCACAAATAGGGGTGGTGTGTTTAGGAATATATTTACTATCAAAAGAAGATTCTCATTTTAACACAGCGGGATTGCAAGTTGCAATGAGCAATACAAATATTGATTTTTTAAAACCCGTTTATCCGGGTGAGACGGTAACAGTTATTTCTGAAAAGAAATATTTTCGGTTTAATAAACTTAAATGTGCTGTCAAAATGCTGAATAGTAAAGAGGAAGTAATTTGCAAAGGAACAATTAGCGGAATGATAAAGTTTTCAGAAGATGAGAAATAG
- a CDS encoding acyl carrier protein produces MTNEQIYGKLLPIIKIYLPEDVSENEITPDKDLTGELNINSAHLVDVVLDVEDEFDVAFENTDMENLRTINDAIAIIKEKLK; encoded by the coding sequence ATGACCAATGAACAAATTTATGGGAAATTACTTCCTATTATAAAAATATATTTACCTGAAGACGTTTCAGAAAATGAGATTACTCCAGATAAAGATTTAACCGGTGAATTGAATATTAACTCTGCTCACTTAGTTGATGTGGTACTAGATGTAGAAGATGAGTTTGATGTAGCTTTTGAAAATACCGATATGGAAAATCTACGCACCATAAACGATGCGATTGCAATAATTAAAGAAAAGCTAAAATAA
- a CDS encoding PepSY domain-containing protein gives MNKRNYNIFFHTHTVSGIVISVALYIIFFAGAFALIKDEITAWEKETPVQIEKAQEINYNRVIDSIKGRGYNLYGRDVRMIAPDAKQQLYVLLSPSQDSTIVNNPDKKYYFFLDAHEYHFSEYYDFYSIGELIYRLHFFSQVPVIGIYIAGFIAVFFLFAIVTGVLIHWKKIIQNFYVFRPKKKLKTIWTDAHTVLGMIGLPFQFVFAVTSCFLCLSALVLIPANYVFDNNQEKTIEALRPMAKTYPLENKKLDTIPDLNVFMEKTHSKWENFTPAQVYIRNYGAENMKFQVDGLLDPNQKFLGNGRTVYDVASQQLISEKNPFENDYLEDVELTIRRLHFGDFGGLPLKFIYFLMALITCFVIISGVLIWLEARNKKNISASQKLYNRKVGHIYLAICLGMYPITAFSFVVAKLLPRSLDPSRETILYCVYFLGWALVAGFFRFLRDNYKTNKYSLVSGGIIGLIIPLVNGLTSGNWFWKTFANAQYEIFCVDFFWILMGCTSLWIVTKLKRPVRNIAHSDLVTSRNIEIKETVDATTLQPTKTLKFMRTKTAILWLFLAIGFIVHHIYGLFSVYYNESVMIEGATGDVPINHHLWRVALEGLALLFFLFTLEIKKSWFRWTSFCWALIVGFFNVYHFIASLFYEASNISELLILALMVLASIFLAKSILAWNKEEIKTALQNQ, from the coding sequence ATGAATAAACGCAATTACAATATATTTTTTCATACACATACCGTGAGTGGTATTGTAATAAGCGTTGCATTGTATATAATCTTTTTTGCGGGAGCTTTTGCATTGATTAAAGATGAAATTACTGCTTGGGAAAAAGAAACTCCCGTGCAGATAGAAAAAGCTCAAGAAATAAACTACAATCGAGTTATAGATAGTATAAAGGGGCGTGGTTATAATCTCTACGGAAGAGATGTGCGAATGATTGCTCCAGATGCTAAGCAGCAATTGTATGTTTTATTGAGCCCCTCGCAAGACAGTACAATTGTTAATAACCCTGATAAAAAGTACTATTTTTTCTTAGATGCTCATGAGTATCACTTTTCTGAATATTATGATTTTTATAGCATAGGTGAACTTATTTATAGACTTCATTTTTTTAGTCAAGTTCCAGTTATAGGTATATACATTGCCGGTTTTATAGCTGTTTTCTTCTTATTTGCAATAGTCACGGGTGTTCTTATTCATTGGAAAAAAATCATTCAGAATTTTTATGTTTTTAGACCCAAAAAGAAATTAAAAACCATTTGGACAGATGCCCATACCGTTTTAGGGATGATTGGGCTTCCGTTCCAATTTGTATTTGCTGTTACAAGTTGTTTTTTATGCCTTTCGGCTTTGGTGTTGATTCCTGCAAATTATGTTTTTGACAACAACCAAGAAAAAACAATTGAAGCGTTGCGACCTATGGCAAAAACGTATCCTCTTGAAAATAAAAAATTGGATACCATTCCAGACTTGAATGTGTTCATGGAAAAAACACATAGCAAATGGGAAAACTTTACCCCTGCTCAAGTTTACATACGAAATTATGGAGCTGAAAACATGAAGTTTCAAGTAGATGGTTTGCTAGATCCCAATCAAAAATTTTTAGGTAATGGTCGAACCGTTTATGATGTAGCTTCACAACAACTTATTTCAGAAAAAAATCCTTTTGAAAATGATTACTTGGAAGATGTAGAACTAACGATAAGAAGGTTGCATTTTGGTGATTTTGGAGGATTGCCTTTAAAGTTCATTTATTTTTTAATGGCTTTAATTACTTGTTTTGTAATTATATCTGGAGTGTTAATCTGGCTAGAAGCTCGAAACAAAAAAAATATTTCTGCTTCACAAAAGCTTTATAACAGGAAAGTAGGTCATATATATTTGGCTATTTGTCTAGGTATGTATCCTATTACTGCTTTTTCATTTGTGGTAGCAAAATTACTTCCTCGTTCACTTGATCCATCTAGAGAAACTATTTTATATTGTGTTTACTTTCTTGGTTGGGCACTGGTTGCTGGATTTTTCAGGTTTTTGCGAGATAATTATAAAACCAATAAATATAGCTTAGTATCTGGGGGTATTATAGGTCTTATCATACCATTGGTAAATGGATTAACTTCAGGAAATTGGTTTTGGAAAACCTTTGCCAATGCTCAATACGAAATTTTTTGTGTTGATTTTTTCTGGATACTTATGGGCTGTACTTCACTTTGGATAGTGACTAAATTAAAACGTCCGGTTCGAAATATAGCTCATTCAGACCTTGTGACATCACGAAACATAGAAATTAAAGAAACGGTTGATGCTACTACATTACAACCAACAAAAACCTTAAAGTTTATGAGAACAAAAACTGCGATCTTATGGTTATTTTTAGCAATAGGATTTATTGTACATCACATTTATGGCTTGTTCAGTGTTTATTATAATGAATCTGTAATGATTGAAGGAGCCACAGGCGATGTACCAATAAATCACCATCTATGGAGAGTTGCTCTAGAAGGTTTAGCCTTATTATTCTTTTTATTTACATTAGAAATAAAAAAATCTTGGTTTAGATGGACGTCTTTCTGCTGGGCGTTGATTGTCGGGTTTTTTAATGTATATCATTTTATAGCATCATTATTTTATGAAGCTTCAAACATTTCAGAATTATTGATACTTGCATTAATGGTTCTTGCTTCAATTTTCCTTGCCAAAAGCATCCTTGCCTGGAATAAAGAAGAAATTAAAACAGCGCTTCAAAATCAATAG
- a CDS encoding biopolymer transporter ExbD, with the protein MRHANKRPEVHAGSMADIAFLLLIFFLVSTTIANDKGIVRKIPEPCPPGQKCDTEINERNMLSITINEEGELFINESITKYKDLKIILKEFIDNNGDLSCTYCHGNQVSTASDHPKKASISIETHPKTPYKVFITVQNELTAAYQELREQYITNVLKKEVDQLSKEEIKQVQEAYPFRISEAAIK; encoded by the coding sequence ATGAGACACGCAAACAAACGTCCTGAAGTTCATGCAGGTAGTATGGCAGATATTGCTTTTCTACTTCTTATTTTCTTTTTAGTATCGACTACCATTGCTAACGATAAAGGTATTGTAAGAAAAATTCCAGAACCTTGCCCTCCGGGACAAAAATGTGATACCGAAATCAACGAAAGAAACATGTTAAGTATTACTATAAATGAAGAAGGTGAACTATTTATCAATGAATCTATTACAAAGTATAAAGATTTAAAAATTATTCTGAAAGAATTTATTGATAACAACGGAGATTTGAGCTGTACCTATTGCCACGGAAATCAAGTTTCTACCGCTTCAGATCACCCAAAAAAAGCATCAATTTCAATTGAAACACATCCAAAAACACCCTATAAAGTGTTTATAACTGTTCAAAATGAATTGACTGCAGCTTATCAAGAATTACGCGAACAGTACATAACAAACGTCTTGAAGAAAGAAGTAGATCAGCTTAGCAAAGAAGAAATAAAACAAGTACAAGAAGCGTATCCGTTCCGCATTTCAGAAGCTGCTATAAAGTAA
- a CDS encoding MFS transporter: MAKNDPYAALRYREFNIFLLLRFALVFAWTMQFVVIEWEVYSITKDPLSLGIIGLMEVIPAVSMALFAGHVVDQKEKKSLLIKCIIGFSVISFGLFLITWPRVIEGLATQTILYIVYALVFLGGIVRAFIGPTIFSLFSLLIPKKVYPNAATWSSSVWQVGAVLGPALGGFTIHWIGVHWSMCLIFGFSLLALFSLFQIPKKPVLNPNIGEPVMKSLKGGLKFVFNNKIILGALTLDMIAVLFGGAVALLPIFAQDILHVGSEGFGILRASPAVGAAIIMFTSAYFPLNKNAGMKLLAAIFGFGVCIIVFGLSTWFWLSVFALFMSGVTDGISMIIRQTILQLKTPDAMRGRVASVNSMFVGSSNELGAFESGLTAKLMGTVTAVVFGGCMTLITVVTTGALLPKFRKLDLRKDLEEPEKES, translated from the coding sequence ATGGCCAAAAATGATCCTTACGCGGCACTTCGGTACCGAGAATTCAATATTTTTTTACTCTTACGTTTTGCACTAGTTTTTGCATGGACAATGCAGTTTGTAGTGATAGAATGGGAGGTGTACAGTATTACAAAAGATCCTTTGTCTCTTGGTATTATTGGATTAATGGAAGTGATTCCCGCTGTTTCTATGGCATTATTTGCTGGGCATGTGGTAGATCAAAAAGAGAAAAAAAGCCTTCTTATTAAATGTATTATTGGCTTTTCGGTGATTAGTTTTGGTCTTTTTTTAATCACGTGGCCTCGCGTTATTGAAGGACTTGCTACTCAAACCATATTATACATTGTGTACGCGCTAGTCTTTCTCGGCGGCATTGTAAGAGCATTTATCGGACCTACAATTTTTTCTTTATTCTCATTGTTAATTCCAAAGAAAGTATATCCTAATGCTGCAACCTGGAGTAGTTCGGTTTGGCAAGTAGGAGCGGTGTTAGGTCCTGCACTGGGAGGGTTTACAATTCACTGGATAGGAGTACATTGGTCTATGTGTTTAATTTTTGGTTTTTCATTATTGGCTTTATTCAGTTTGTTTCAAATACCAAAAAAACCGGTTTTAAACCCCAATATTGGTGAGCCAGTAATGAAGAGTTTAAAAGGAGGGCTAAAGTTTGTTTTCAACAATAAAATCATTTTGGGTGCTTTAACGCTTGATATGATTGCTGTACTTTTTGGTGGAGCAGTTGCATTATTACCTATTTTTGCTCAAGACATACTGCACGTAGGCTCTGAAGGCTTCGGAATATTAAGGGCTTCTCCAGCAGTTGGTGCAGCGATTATTATGTTTACATCTGCTTATTTTCCACTAAATAAAAATGCTGGGATGAAATTACTGGCAGCTATTTTTGGCTTTGGAGTTTGTATCATTGTTTTTGGTCTTTCTACATGGTTCTGGCTGTCTGTTTTTGCTCTGTTTATGAGTGGTGTTACAGATGGAATTTCTATGATAATAAGGCAAACTATCCTTCAATTAAAAACACCTGATGCTATGCGAGGTCGCGTAGCATCTGTAAATTCAATGTTTGTAGGGTCTTCTAATGAATTAGGTGCTTTTGAAAGCGGTCTAACCGCAAAATTAATGGGAACAGTGACTGCCGTTGTTTTTGGAGGATGTATGACCTTAATTACTGTTGTAACAACAGGAGCACTGCTTCCAAAGTTTAGAAAACTAGATTTGCGTAAAGATTTAGAAGAACCCGAAAAAGAATCCTAA
- a CDS encoding YqaA family protein, protein MDKTERKKEHNLKRLHKYYSYTGFYTFVGNSLKKAIIPILLFVGVLFLVDWLLIDFSAFFTHVTETYPPISVLLVFFVSETLLGLIPPEIFIAWSNKTSDPVVYLSILATLSYLGGIGSYFIGKWILQIPSVFEYVEVRMKKHLKNVRKWGGFLIIVGALLPIPFSMTSMAAGTINYKFSNYLLFGLLRFARFAIYGIAIFSIM, encoded by the coding sequence ATGGATAAGACGGAACGAAAAAAAGAACATAATCTTAAACGGTTACATAAATATTATAGCTACACCGGCTTTTACACCTTTGTAGGTAATAGCCTTAAAAAAGCAATAATACCTATATTATTATTTGTAGGGGTGCTGTTTTTGGTAGATTGGTTATTAATAGATTTTAGTGCATTCTTCACACACGTAACCGAAACGTACCCTCCCATAAGTGTCTTGTTGGTTTTCTTTGTGAGCGAAACCCTTTTAGGTTTAATACCTCCAGAAATATTTATTGCTTGGTCAAATAAAACTTCAGACCCTGTTGTTTATTTGTCCATATTGGCTACCTTATCCTATTTAGGTGGAATAGGAAGTTATTTCATCGGAAAATGGATTTTACAAATTCCTTCTGTATTTGAGTATGTAGAAGTAAGAATGAAAAAACACCTTAAAAACGTACGTAAATGGGGAGGTTTTTTAATCATTGTAGGAGCTTTATTGCCTATCCCTTTTTCAATGACAAGTATGGCAGCAGGAACAATAAACTACAAGTTCAGTAACTACTTACTATTTGGACTACTTAGATTTGCCCGTTTTGCAATTTACGGTATTGCTATTTTTAGCATTATGTAG
- the rlmF gene encoding 23S rRNA (adenine(1618)-N(6))-methyltransferase RlmF, with protein sequence MHPNNKHNSSYNFSSLGNVHTDLNNYVFMNCYGIKTIDFSDQQAVFHLNKAILKKDYNLNDWTIPKNYLCPPIPGRADYIYHLNDLLTEENSSKSITGLDIGVGASCIYPILGSRLYGWNMVGCDISDTSIKAATKNIAATPDLKKTIQLRHQKDPANIFTGIINNDEFYNFTMCNPPFHSSKEEAAKKALKKMKNLRYKETTTPNFGGHANELWCNGGEKLFLKRMIKESKAFKNQVGWFTSLVSRNKNLPKIKKYLKKADANYRIIDMSQGSKKSRIVAWQFD encoded by the coding sequence ATGCATCCAAATAATAAACACAATAGTTCCTATAATTTTTCAAGTTTAGGCAACGTTCATACCGATCTTAATAATTACGTCTTTATGAATTGCTATGGTATTAAAACCATAGATTTTTCAGATCAACAAGCTGTATTTCACTTAAATAAAGCTATTTTAAAAAAAGATTATAACCTTAACGATTGGACTATACCCAAAAATTATCTTTGTCCGCCAATTCCCGGACGAGCAGATTATATATATCATTTAAACGATTTACTTACTGAAGAAAACTCAAGTAAATCTATCACAGGTCTTGACATTGGTGTAGGCGCTAGTTGTATTTATCCTATTTTGGGCTCTAGACTCTATGGATGGAATATGGTAGGTTGTGACATAAGTGATACTTCTATAAAAGCTGCGACCAAAAATATTGCAGCTACGCCAGATTTAAAGAAAACGATACAATTAAGGCATCAAAAAGATCCTGCTAATATTTTTACTGGCATCATTAATAATGATGAATTTTATAATTTTACAATGTGTAACCCGCCTTTTCATTCTTCAAAAGAAGAAGCTGCCAAAAAAGCTTTAAAAAAAATGAAGAATTTAAGGTATAAAGAAACTACTACTCCCAACTTTGGTGGGCACGCTAATGAATTATGGTGTAATGGTGGAGAAAAACTTTTCTTAAAACGTATGATTAAAGAAAGTAAAGCGTTTAAAAACCAAGTAGGATGGTTTACGTCTTTGGTTTCAAGGAATAAAAATCTTCCGAAGATTAAAAAATACCTAAAAAAAGCTGACGCCAATTACCGCATTATAGACATGTCACAAGGCAGCAAAAAAAGCAGAATTGTTGCTTGGCAATTTGATTAA
- a CDS encoding SDR family oxidoreductase — MKKEFTNKWALILGGSSGLGLATAHKLAVHGMNICIVHRTRKNSMPDFLKETNLLEENGVEVIQFNKDALKEATIKAVLTSLPKQGLKVLVHSIAKGSLKTMQAAQLNMLSITDIDLTLHSMATSWYEWTQALISQSIFSENARNIAFTSEGNNKVWPGYGAVSAAKATLEALMRQMAVELATQQITTNCIQAGTTLTPSFKMIPGSEKLSEKAKKRNPFNRLTKPNDVANAVYLLCKDEANWINGTILKVDGGESLQ; from the coding sequence ATGAAGAAAGAATTTACCAATAAATGGGCTTTAATTTTGGGTGGTAGCAGTGGTTTAGGTTTGGCTACAGCACATAAATTGGCAGTCCATGGAATGAATATATGCATCGTACATCGCACCCGTAAAAACAGTATGCCAGATTTTTTAAAAGAAACAAACCTTCTTGAAGAGAATGGGGTAGAAGTGATACAATTTAACAAAGACGCCTTAAAAGAAGCTACTATAAAAGCAGTTTTAACATCACTGCCCAAACAAGGCTTAAAAGTATTGGTTCATAGTATAGCTAAAGGAAGTTTAAAAACGATGCAAGCGGCACAATTAAATATGCTTTCTATAACAGATATTGATTTAACATTGCATAGCATGGCAACAAGCTGGTATGAGTGGACACAAGCTTTAATCTCCCAGTCTATATTTTCTGAAAATGCACGCAACATTGCTTTTACCAGCGAAGGAAATAATAAAGTTTGGCCAGGTTATGGAGCTGTTTCTGCTGCAAAAGCAACACTAGAAGCCTTAATGCGCCAAATGGCTGTAGAGCTTGCTACACAACAAATTACTACCAACTGTATACAAGCCGGAACCACCTTAACACCTTCTTTTAAAATGATACCCGGAAGTGAAAAACTTTCAGAAAAAGCAAAAAAACGAAATCCATTTAATAGACTTACCAAACCAAATGACGTTGCAAATGCCGTGTATCTATTATGTAAAGACGAAGCAAATTGGATTAACGGAACCATCCTAAAAGTAGATGGAGGAGAAAGTTTACAGTAA
- a CDS encoding beta-ketoacyl synthase, translating to MRNRVVITGLGVVAPNGVGVPEFLKAIKAGTSGITFHQELKDANFSCQIGGIPTISEEKINQYFTQLQLKNFNSNNILYGVIAGMDALKDANIEPAAKDAEPLWDVGVIFGSGNSSAEKFRESFYKIDAKNVRRLGSNTVSQTMASSVSAYLGGKIGAGNQVTSNASACATGTEAILMGYEQIASGRATKMLCGSSNDGGPYVWGGFDAMRILPYQFNQNPTAASKPMSADATGFVPGCGAGALMLESLESAEKRGAQIYAEVLGGAVNSGGQRGVGSMTAPNSTAVKKCIVAAIHSAGINASEIDYINGHLTATTKDAVEVENWSKALNRKGSDFPYINSLKGMTGHCLAASGSIEAVSTILQMNKHFLFSNSNCENIHPEIEKLVASEKVLRKIKNIEIKTAIKASFGFGDVNSCVIFRRKN from the coding sequence ATGAGAAATAGGGTAGTTATAACCGGTCTTGGGGTGGTAGCTCCTAATGGAGTAGGTGTTCCAGAGTTTTTAAAAGCTATCAAAGCCGGCACTTCAGGAATCACGTTTCATCAAGAATTAAAAGATGCAAACTTTTCTTGTCAAATAGGTGGAATTCCTACAATTTCTGAAGAAAAAATCAATCAATATTTTACTCAACTTCAACTTAAAAATTTTAATAGTAATAATATACTTTATGGTGTCATTGCCGGGATGGATGCTTTGAAAGATGCCAATATTGAACCCGCTGCAAAAGATGCAGAGCCACTCTGGGATGTAGGAGTCATATTTGGGTCTGGAAATAGTTCTGCCGAGAAATTTAGAGAATCATTTTATAAAATTGACGCTAAAAATGTACGCCGCTTAGGAAGTAACACTGTAAGTCAAACAATGGCAAGTAGTGTAAGTGCCTACTTGGGAGGTAAGATTGGTGCAGGAAATCAGGTTACGAGTAATGCTTCTGCCTGTGCAACAGGTACCGAAGCCATTTTAATGGGCTATGAGCAAATTGCCTCTGGAAGAGCAACTAAAATGCTCTGTGGAAGTAGCAACGATGGCGGACCCTATGTTTGGGGAGGTTTTGATGCGATGCGTATTTTACCGTATCAATTTAACCAAAACCCTACAGCCGCATCAAAGCCAATGAGTGCAGATGCAACTGGTTTTGTTCCTGGTTGTGGTGCCGGAGCATTAATGCTAGAATCACTAGAAAGTGCAGAAAAAAGAGGTGCGCAAATTTATGCAGAAGTGTTAGGCGGTGCAGTAAACAGTGGAGGGCAACGCGGTGTAGGGAGTATGACGGCTCCTAATAGTACAGCGGTTAAAAAATGCATTGTTGCTGCGATACATTCGGCGGGGATTAATGCATCTGAAATTGATTACATAAACGGTCATTTAACCGCAACCACAAAAGATGCAGTCGAAGTTGAAAACTGGTCAAAAGCTTTAAACCGAAAAGGAAGCGACTTTCCTTACATTAATTCACTCAAGGGGATGACAGGACATTGCTTGGCGGCTAGCGGTAGTATTGAAGCTGTATCAACTATTTTACAAATGAATAAACATTTTTTATTTTCAAATAGTAACTGTGAAAACATTCATCCTGAAATTGAAAAACTAGTCGCTAGTGAAAAGGTTTTACGTAAGATTAAAAATATTGAAATAAAAACAGCTATTAAAGCTAGTTTTGGTTTTGGAGATGTAAATTCCTGTGTTATCTTTAGAAGAAAAAATTGA
- a CDS encoding DEAD/DEAH box helicase: MATTSNNTILKEKKTDKDLYNYQRGAINKIFKSFEEAPEDHHLLYQLPTGGGKTVIFSEIVREYLRTRKKKVLVLTHRIELCKQTSAMLTEFGVVNKVINSTANLDDQDQYSCFVAMVETLNNRLRDNMLDISDIGLVIIDEAHYNSFTKLFKYFDKSFLLGVTATPLSSNVELPMKDNYDELIVGESIASLIENEFLAKAINYSYNVGLTSLVVGSNGDYTVQSSDDLYTGTDMLSRLLQAYEERSKGKKTLIFNNGINTSLYVYDTFKRAGYPIMHLDNTASKKERKMILKWFKETPDAILTSVSILTTGFDEPSVETIILNRATRSLTLYYQMIGRGSRITNNKSTFNVIDLGNNFYRFGAWGEDLDWQRIFKSPKYFLDNLIDDEELESNFRYEMPDELREMFSKTEDVYFNVKTAYTESVKNGESTKVILERSIEHHARMCIENSEDVFDALILAKELGDDIDHRIEHYTKCISKSTHNFVSWLKKDYRVKLRSYLRENFDTIFEEINGYPPEE; the protein is encoded by the coding sequence ATGGCTACTACGAGTAACAACACAATATTAAAAGAAAAAAAGACTGATAAAGACCTTTATAACTACCAAAGGGGAGCTATAAACAAGATTTTTAAAAGTTTTGAAGAAGCTCCAGAGGATCACCATTTATTATATCAATTACCAACCGGTGGTGGTAAAACCGTAATTTTTTCTGAAATAGTACGGGAATACCTTCGTACCCGAAAGAAAAAAGTTTTAGTATTAACACACCGTATTGAATTGTGTAAACAAACTTCGGCTATGTTGACAGAGTTTGGTGTTGTTAATAAAGTAATTAACAGTACAGCAAATCTTGATGATCAAGACCAATATAGCTGTTTTGTAGCTATGGTAGAGACCTTAAACAATAGACTTAGGGATAATATGTTGGATATCTCAGATATTGGTTTGGTAATTATTGATGAGGCTCACTACAACTCGTTTACAAAACTCTTTAAATATTTTGACAAATCCTTTTTACTTGGTGTAACAGCAACGCCTTTAAGTTCAAATGTTGAGCTTCCTATGAAGGATAATTATGACGAATTAATCGTTGGTGAAAGTATTGCATCATTGATTGAAAATGAGTTTTTGGCAAAAGCAATAAATTATTCATACAATGTAGGTCTTACTTCGCTTGTTGTAGGATCAAATGGAGATTATACCGTTCAATCTTCAGATGATTTATATACGGGAACCGATATGTTAAGCCGCTTACTTCAAGCCTATGAAGAAAGAAGCAAAGGTAAAAAAACCCTAATCTTTAATAACGGAATTAACACCTCTCTTTATGTTTATGATACCTTTAAAAGAGCAGGGTATCCTATTATGCACCTTGACAACACAGCTTCAAAAAAGGAGCGTAAAATGATATTAAAATGGTTCAAAGAAACGCCAGATGCTATTTTAACTTCAGTAAGTATCTTAACAACCGGATTTGATGAACCTTCTGTAGAGACCATAATCTTGAACCGTGCTACACGATCACTTACATTATACTATCAAATGATAGGGCGTGGCTCTCGAATCACAAACAATAAATCTACTTTTAACGTAATAGATTTAGGAAATAACTTTTATCGTTTTGGTGCTTGGGGAGAAGATCTAGATTGGCAACGTATATTTAAATCACCTAAATACTTTTTAGATAACCTAATAGATGACGAAGAACTAGAAAGTAACTTTAGGTATGAAATGCCTGATGAGTTACGTGAAATGTTCTCCAAAACTGAAGATGTATATTTTAATGTAAAAACAGCCTATACAGAATCTGTAAAAAATGGAGAATCAACCAAGGTAATTCTAGAACGCTCAATTGAACATCATGCAAGAATGTGTATAGAAAATAGCGAAGATGTTTTTGATGCCCTTATACTTGCTAAAGAATTAGGCGATGATATTGACCATCGTATTGAGCACTACACTAAGTGTATAAGCAAAAGCACACACAACTTTGTGAGTTGGCTTAAAAAAGATTATAGAGTAAAACTACGCTCTTATTTGAGAGAAAATTTTGATACTATTTTTGAAGAAATCAACGGTTATCCTCCAGAAGAATAG